A section of the Centropristis striata isolate RG_2023a ecotype Rhode Island chromosome 7, C.striata_1.0, whole genome shotgun sequence genome encodes:
- the LOC131974998 gene encoding progonadoliberin-1-like — protein sequence MNRRMATTSFALWLLLVGAVLPQGCCQHWSFGLSPGGKRDLDGLSDTLGSLVEGFPHMDTPCSVFGCAEESPFAEIYRTKGFLGSVTDRKNGHGTYKK from the exons ATGAACAGAAG AATGGCTACAACATCCTTTGCACTGTGGCTGCTACTTGTGGGGGCAGTCTTGCCACAGGGCTGCTGTCAGCACTGGTCATTTGGACTGAGCCCGGGAGGGAAGAGGGATCTGGACGGTCTTTCAGACACACTTGGGAGT CTAGTTGAAGGGTTTCCACACATGGACACACCCTGCAGTGTTTTTGGTTGTGCAGAGGAATCACCTTTTGCGGAAATCTACCGAACAAAAGGATTTCTT GGCAGTGTTACCGACAGGAAAAATGGTCACGGAACATATAAAAAATGA